TTTCATATTCTTCTTTACTTAAAAATCCTTCTTTTTCTAAGATATCAAAATCTACAAAGTATGGATTTCCTGCAAATGCTGAAAAACATTGATATGGAGAATCTCCATAACTAGTTTGGCCTAAAGGAAGTATTTGCCAATAACTTTGTCCTGACTTCTTTAAAAAGTCTACAAACTCATAAGCTTCCTTTCCAAAAGTACCTATTCCATATTTCCCTGGTAGGGACGAGATATGCATTAATATTCCACTGCTTCTTTTCATATTATCCCCTCTCTAACGCTTCTAAATTTGTAAGTTAAATTTCTTTTATTACAGTTTAACTTTTACTTTTCAATGTTATTATATCATTTAATAATAAAAATAATATAACTTTCTCAAAATTTATTGTTTAATATTTTTAATTTACTACAGGACTGTCTTTTTACTAAATAGGTATTTAATAAAATATGTTTATGACTTTCTTCTTTATTTATCAATTTGATCAATAAATTAATACTAACCTTAGCCATTTCTTCCTTAGGTTGAACAGTAGTTGTTATAGCCGGAACATAAAATTTGCTTACATCCATTCCGTCAAATCCAATGATGGAAATATCTTTTCCTATCTCTAGTCCCATATCACTAGCAGCCTTAGCACAGCCTATAGCCATAACATCTGATATAGCAAAAATTGCTGTTATCTCTTTAAATTTCTTTAAAAGTTCTATAGTAGCATTATAAGCACCTTCACTATTATAATTACCAACAGAAACATAATTTTTATTATATGGAATATTATTATCTCTTAATGCCTCTATATAGCCCTTCATTCTGAGGCCACTAATACCATAATCGTTTACATCACCAATAATTATAGCTATATTTCTATGACCGATACTTATTAAGTAACTAGTAGATATATAGCTAGCCTTATCGTTTTCTATTCCCACAGTAGAGAAATTTATATGACGCCTATCATATGTTGTATTTACAGAAGTCAATACTACTGGAATTTTCACTTTTTCAAATAATTCATCATTTACATCTATAAAGTTTCCTCCAAGACATATTAATCCCTGAAGTTTTTTATCTTTTATAAAAGATATTAAGTTATCAATCTCACTTTTCTTACTATAATCATGATGTTGAAGTATCATTGTATAAGATGATCTCGAAATTTCTTTACTTATAACATCTATCATTTCTGTAAAAAAAGGATTAAAAACTCCTTTTACTAAAACTCCTATACTATTTGTCTCATTCTTCTTTAGATTCCTTGCATTATTATTAGGTACAAATTTTGTTTCCTTAATAACCTCTAATACTTTTTCTCTAGTCTCTTTATTTACATCTGGTTTATTGTTAATTACTCTAGATACAGTGCTAACACCAACTCCAGCAAGATTTGCAATATCCCTTATATTCATCAAATCGCCTCCGATTATATGATGAAAATTTATTTTTAGGCTACCGTATAACTTAATACGATAGCCTAAAAATTATATATAAGCTTTGGTCAATAAATTTTAAAATTTTATCAACCCTTAACAGCTCCTGAAACTAGTCCCTTAGATATATACTTTTGTGAACATAAGAATAATATTACTACTGGAAGTGATGACATAACAGCGGCAGCTGAATATTGTGTCCACTTTCCTGAGAAATTATTCGTAATAAATTGTTGTAATCCAGTTGATATAGTTTTTAATTCAGTATCTTTTAAAATTGATGATGTAAATATAAATTCACTATATGCTGCTATAAATGATAATAAGAAAATAACAATCATCATATTTCTAAGTAATGGGAATATTATTTTCCTAAACATTTGGAATGTAGTTGCACCATCAATATATGCTGCTTCTGAAAGCTCCATAGGGATACCATCTATTGTTCCTTTGATAAGCCATATATAATATGCACTACCTGCACCTACTAATAATATAAGGACTAACATACTATTTGATAAATTTAAATCAAAGACGATTTTTATAATTGCTGGTAATGCCATAGTATTTGGGAACATTTGAAGAATTAATAATGCCATCAATCCTGATTTTCTACCAGTAAACTTTAATCTTGCGAAAGCAAATGCTGCTAACACTGATGTTGTTGTTTGAAGTAAAGCTACTGAAATACAAATAATCATTGAGTTCTTAACCCAGATTAAAAAGTCAGTTTCTTGTAGAACTATTTTATAATTCTCTAATGTTGGATTTTTAGGCCAAATACTTGCTGTGAAAGCTTGTCCTGGACTTAATGAAGCCGCAATTACTGCTAATATTGGAAACATGGTAATTACTATCATTATCCATATAAATAATCTTCCAAACCAAGCAGACCTAATTTGATCTGATCTTAATTTCTTTTTATATTTTAAGTTAGTCTCAGCCATATTAGTTTACCTCCTCAAATTGTCCTGATGCCTTCATTTGAACATATGAAATTGTTGCTAATACTATAAAAACTAATATACTTAATGTGGCACCGATTGCATATTTACCATTAACAGTTGATAACTTATAGTTTGTTGAAGCCAAAATATCTGTATAACCAGCATATGGACTTCCTGCTTTTGGTGGATTACCTTCTGTAATTAAATATGCAGATGAGAAATTATTAAAGTTAAATGCAAAACTAGTTATTAATAATGGATAAGCAGTTTGAGCTAATGATGGTAATGTAATCTTCATAAATTGTGTAAATTTACTTGCTCCATCAATTTCTGCTGCTTCATAATAAGTATCTGGTATAGCTGCAAGTGATCCAAGACATACATTCATCATATATGGGAATCCAAGCCATATACTAACAAGTATTACAGATATTCTTGCCAATAATGGATCTGTTAAGAATTTTATTGGTTCCTCTATAATATGTAATTGTTGTAATAATACATTTATAGTTCCAGAGTTACCATTCAATAACCCTTGCCATGATAATATAGCTACTGTTACTGGTAATGCCCATGGTAAAATTAATATTGCCTTGTATATTCCAGCTTCTTTAATATTCGGATTATTTAATACCATTGCTAATAATAGTCCTACTATAAAACTTCCTGCTGTTATTGCTATAGCGAATACTAAAGTCCATAGAAAAACTGGAATAAATACTTTTGAAAAATCTCCAGTTAATACATCTATATAATTACTAAATCCTACTAAATCAGCACTACCTTGAGTGAACTGATCATAATTTGTAAATGACATATATATTGTATATATCATAGGTAAAACAACAAATATAAAAATAGAAATTAGTGCTGGAAATAAATATACTGCAGCTTTAACTCCATCCTTTTTCTTTTTTACCATACTTACATAACCACCTTTCAGTTAATTATAAAAATTGGGGAGATAACTCCCCGATTTTTTCTTACTATTTTATAGCATTTGCTAAATCTTTTTCTGCATTTTTACCAGCATCTTCAGCACTTTGTTGTCCTTGAAGCATAAGAGTTACATTATTCTTTACAGGATCCCATACGCTTGATATTTCTGGTATATTTGGAGTCATCTTAGCATTTTCAGTTGCTTTAGTAAATTGATTTAACGCATCTTTTTCTAATTCAATTGATTTTAATACTGGTAATCTATTACCTACTTCACAAGACTTATTACATAATTCATCATAATTATCTTTAAAGAATTCAAAAGCTAAATCTTGATTACTAGAATTTTTATTTACAAATCCCATTTGAACTCCTAAGAATGGTGAAACAGTTTTACCATTAAGTGTTGGTATTGGTGCAACTCCAAAGTTTACATTAGCTTCTTCAAAAGCTGAAACATCCCATGGACCACTGATATAGAAAGCTGAATCCCCATTTAAGAATGCTTTTTTTGCACTATCATAGTTAGTTGCTTCATCCATTAATCCATCATCTTTTAAGCTCTTAATAAATTTAAATCCTTCAATATCACTTTCGCTATCGAAACCAATATCACTAGTATCGTATTTACCATCAGCATCTTTTTGGAATATATATCCATCTCCTGATAGTATGAATCCAGCACTATAGAAGAAGTTTGTTAAGTCATATTGGAAACCAAGCTTATCATCTTTAGCTTTCTTTACTAAGTCCTCCATAGTTGCAGGTACTTCTGATACTTTATCCTTATTATAGAATAATGCTACTGTTTCTGATCCAGTTGGTATTCCGTATTGTTTTCCTTCAACAGATACAGCATTAATGATTTCATCTGTTGTAACTTCAGATGTATCAATTGTTCCTTCTGGTACTTCTGCTACTAAGTTAGCTTTAACAAAGTTTCCTAAGTTATCATGTGGAACACCTAAAATGATGTCAGGACCATTTTTACTCTTCATTACTGGCATTAAATCTTGGAATTTTGTACTTTCATTGAATTGAACTTTTACTTTATATCCTTTTTCTTTAGCCCAATCTTGTGCTATTTTATTAAATGCATCATATTCACTCTTTACAGAATTTACATAAATAAGTAATTCTTTTGAATCTCCGTCACTATCCCCTGACTTTTCACAACCAACTAAAGCTGTTGTTGATAATAAAACTCCTGCAACTAATGTTGCTAATAATTTAGTACGTTTTCCCATAATAATTCCTCCTAATTTTTATTAACCCTATAATTTTTAATACATTTTTATATAAACCTTAGAGGTTTAACGCAATTCTATTTGATATCATTATTCATCATAGATTTACATATCAGAAAAGGTATTTTAAATTCTGCTGCCTCATTAAATTTACTAATATCATAATGAGATATCTTCTTAATCTTTTCTATTCGATATAAAAGAGTATTTCTATGTATATATAACTTTTCTGAAGCTTCACTAACACATAAACCACTATTAAAGAAAATTTCAATAGTCCTTATAAGCTCTTCATCAAATTTTGAAAATGCCTCATAAAAATTATAATAAATTTTTTCTTTCTCTTTTTTATCTATACAATCGATTACTTCTTCGAAAAGCAAACTTTTTTCACTATATACCTTAGAAGACAATTGATATTTCTTAGCTAATTCTATTCTACCTTTAGTTACTTTAAATTTATCTCTTAATTCAAAAACTGTCTTTACATTAGCATAACTTAAATAATATTTTTCATCTCCGTTAATATAATTAATTATTTTACTAATTGTTTCATTTATATCATTAGATATACAAACTATAACTATATAATTATCTATTTTATCTATTATTGCATTTTCTTTTTGAAAAATTTCATTAAGTCTTTCTATTATATTGTTATCATATTGATTTAGTTTTAAATTAATGAGATTAAATTCATCTAATACAAAAGGTATTATTTCCTTAATAACCTCTTCAGAAACATCTTGTCCTTTTATTATTTCTGATATAATTTCCTCTTTTGATTTTAGTAGTTCATTTAACTTTACCTCTATACAATATTTTAGAAGATCTAAACATATACTATATTTCGATAGAGTTTCAATGATCAATGTTTTGTCATTAAAGGTTACTACAGTCTCTACTTTTTCTTCATTTTCACTATTAATAGAATCTACCAGAATTTCTCCTTCATAGGTTTTAATTGTAAATGGTATATTTATGTTTTCTAGTAAGTGTTTAAAAGATCCTTTGAAACTGTACATGTTACCCCCTACTTATCCAATTCTTAATTCTGTTTCCTTGTCAAAGAAGTGGAACTTTGTATCATACATTGCAAAATCGGTAACGTTACCAACTTGTAGTGATGTACTACCAGTTACTCTTGATACGATAGTATTACCTCCTAAATTGAAGTGTATGTAACTTTCTGCTCCCATTATCTCAACGTTTTCTATTTCTCCCTTAACTACAGAATTTGGATATGCTTGTAATTGTTCTTTATTATAATTTATATGTTCTGGTCTTATACCCATTGTAACTTCTTTATTAATATATCCCTTATTTCTAAGTGATTCTCCTATTTTATCAGATACAGCTACTTTCTCTTTACCAAACTTAGCATAGCATGTACCATTTTCTTCAACTACAGTAACATCTACAAAATTCATTTGAGGACTTCCTATGAAACTTCCCACAAATTTATTTACTGGATGATCATATAGTTCAGTTGGAGATGCAACTTGTTGTATTATTCCATCCTTCATAACTACTATTTTTGTACCCATTGTCATAGCTTCTACTTGGTCATGAGTAACATATATAAATGTTGTTTGAAGTTTGTGATGTAATTTACTAATTACAGTTCTCATTTGAACTCTTAACTTTGCATCTAAGTTTGATAGAGGCTCGTCCATTAAGAATACTTTAGGTTCTCTTACTATTGATCTTCCTAATGCAACTCTTTGTCTTTGACCTCCTGATAATGCTGATGGTTTTCTATCTAACAAATGCTCAATATCTAGGCTTTTCGCTGCTTCTCTTACCTTCTTATCGATTACATCTTTAGGTTCTTTTTTAAGCTTTAATGCGAACGCCATATTGTCATATACTGACATATGTGGATATAATGCATAGCTTTGGAATACCATTGCTATATCTCTTTCCTTAGGTGCTACATCGTTCATTAATTTATCGCCGATATATAACTCACCTTTAGAGATATCTTCTAATCCAGCAATCATTCTTAATGTTGTAGATTTACCACAACCAGATGGACCTACGAAAATAACAAATTCTTTATCTTCTATTTCAAGATTAAAGTCTTTTACTGCAACTACATCTCCTGGATATATCTTGTATATATTCTTCAATGATAAATTTGCCATTTGTCCTCCTCCTTATATTATAACTTGTTTTCCTTACACTTTCATTATAAAACTCATAAACGTTTTCATCTATTGGTATTTTGCACAATATTGGCAGGTTATTTTTGTATTTACCTACAATTTTTAAAGTTTTTATCCACTTTTTCAATTTATTTATTTCAATTTTTTACATTGAAAACCTTTGTATTATACAATTTAAGTCATTTTTATAATATTTTCTTAATATGATAATCCTATTATCGTTTACATAAAAATATATGAGATATAACATATTTTATTAGAAATAATAATACTTTTTTATATACTTAAACTAAAAATGTGGAATTGTAATTTCCTTTCTTTCTGAAAACTTTATTTATACACATTGCAAAATTAACATAAGGACTTCTTTATCACTACAATTTTTCTTTTTAAATATAAATAGTGTTGTGAAATATTCTTCCACAACACTATTTATATTACTTATCTTCTTTTTCTATTACTTTAATTCCTAATTCTTTTAATTGTTTTTCATCTACCATACCTGGTGCCTCTGTCATAGGACATGCAGCGTTTTGATTTTTAGGGAATGTTATAACATCTTTTATGTTATCTGTTCCACCTAAGAACATAATCATTCTATCTAAACCAAAAGCTAATCCTCCATGTGGTGGTGGTCCAAACTTAAATGCTTGTAATAAGAAACCGAACTTTTCTTCTGCTTCTTCATCACTAAAGCCTATTGTATTAAATAACTTTTCTTGTAGCTTTGAATCATGAATTCTTATAGATCCTCCACCAAGCTCTTCACCATTAAGAACCATATCGTAAGCTTTCGCTCTTACTTTTAATGGATCAGTAGTTAAAAGTTCTAAATCTTCATCCATTGGCATTGTGAATGGATGATGTTCTGCTACATATCTCTTTTCTTCTTCATCATAAGATAATAGTGGGAATTCTGTAACCCATAAGAATTTGAATTCATCTTTATTCTTAATTAAGTCAAATTCCTTAGCAATATGAAGTCTAAGTGCACCTAATGATTCAACAGCATTTTTATATGCATCTGAAACAATAAGAACAAGATCTCCATCTTTAGCTCCCATAGCTTCTTTTATTTCATTTGCTTTTTCCTCACTTAAGAATTTAGCTATAGATGACTTAACCCCATCTTCTTTATATGCAATCCAAATAAGACCTTTTGCTTTATGATCCTTGGCAAAATCAACCAACTTATCAATTTGCTTTCTTCCAAGAGCTGCTCCACCTTCAAAGTTAATAGCTTTTACAAAACCACCTTCTTCTATATTGCTCTTAAATACAACAAAATCCATATCTGAAACTATATTTGTGATATCATTTATCTCCATACCAAATCTTATATCTGGCTTATCACTTCCGTACTTATCCATTGCTTCTTTATAAGGCATTCTCATAAATGGTGTCTTAACATCAACATTTAATACTTCCTTAAACACTTTTGATATTAATCCTTCATTTAAAGTCATAACATCATCCATATCTACAAAAGATAACTCCATATCTACTTGAGTAAATTCTGGTTGTCTATTTGCTCTTAAATCCTCATCTCTGAAACATTTAGCAATTTGATAATATCTATCAAAGCCAGATACCATTAATAATTGCTTAAATAATTGTGGTGATTGTGGTAATGCATAAAACTGTCCATTATAATTTCTACTTGGAACAAGATAATCTCTAGCTCCTTCTGGAGTAGATTTTGTTAATATTGGTGTTTCCATTTCTAAGAACCCATGGTCACTAAGATAATTTCTAATGATTGAAGTAGTTTTATGTCTTATCACAAATAACTTTTGCATATCTGGTCTTCTAAGATCTAGATATCTATATTTTAATCTTATATTTTCTGCCGCATCTAAATCTTCTTTTATATAAATAGGAGGTGTTTCACTTTCAGAGAAAATAACAACTTCTTCCCCCTTAAGTTCTACTTGCCCTGTAACCATTGAATTGTTTGGTGACTCTCTTCTAACAACTTCTCCTGTTATAGCAACACAATACTCACTTTTTAATGTATCTGCTATAGCAAAAGCTTCCTTATTTATTTCTTCACCAAAAACAGCTTGAAGTATTCCTTTGATATCTCTTAAATCAATAAATACTAATGAACCTAGATTTCTTTTTCTTTGAACCCAGCCCATTACTGTTATTCTTTTTCCAATATACTCTTCTGTTACTTCCCCGCACATTACGGTTCTTTTTAACCCATTAATACTCACTGCCATTATAATATCTCCTCTGCTATAAACTTTCCTTTATTAACTTTGCAATTGCTTCTATATCATCTAAAGATATATTAGTTATTTCACCATCACTCATTCTCTTGAAATTAGCTTTTCTTTCCTCTATTTCAGTACTACCTAGAATTACTGTGAAAGCAGCCTTTATCTTATTAGCATATTTCATTTGAGGCTTTAAATTTCTACCTGTAACATCAATTTCACAAGCAATACCCTCTCCTCTTAATTTGTTAGCTAATTTTAAAGCTTCCTTTTTACTTTCTAAATCCATAGATCCTACATATAAATGAATGTGAACAGGCTCAGGAATTTCTATTCCTTCTTCTGATAAAGTAAGAAGTAATCTTTCTATACCCATACCAAACCCTACTGCTGGCATAGTCGGTCCTCCTACTTCTCCTATTAGTCTATCATATCTTCCCCCACCACAAACAGTTATATCTTTATTAATTATTTCAAAAACTGTTTTTGTATAATAATCTAATCCTCTAACTATAAATGGATTTACTGTATATTCCATTCCTAGAGCTTCTAAATATCCTTTTAGTTCTTCAAAATGCTCTTTACATTCATCACAAACATGATCAATTATAAGTGGTGCATTTTTAGTAATCTCTTTACACTTATCAACTTTACAATCTAAGATTCTAAGAGGATTCTTTTCAAGTCTTGTTAAACAAGTACCACATAAATCATCTTTAGAAGAATTTAAATATTCTATAAGTGCTTTATTATATTTTGGTCTACATTTTTCGCAACCTATGTTGTTTATATTAAGCTTTAATCCCTTAATGCCTAGATTTTTAAATACTGACATTGCAAGAGAAATTATTTCAGCATCCTGAGCTGCATCTTTTGCTCCAAAAACTTCTACACCAAATTGATGATGTTGTCTAAGTCTACCTTTTTGTACATTTTCGTATCTAAACACTGGTGTAAAATAGTACATCTTAGTTGGCTGTGCTTCATTAAATAAAGAACTTTCTATAAACGCTCTTACTGCTGGTGATGTACCTTCAGGTTTTAACGTTACACTTCTTCCACCTTTGTCTTCAAAAGTATACATTTCTTTTTGAACTACATCTGTTGTTTCACCAACACCTCTTAAAAATAACTCTGTAGATTCAAAAATTGGAGTTCTTATCTCTCTACAACCATAAGTATGGGCAATTTTTCTTAAGTTCTCCTCTAAATATTGCCACTTATAAGATTCTGTAGGTAATAAATCTTTAGTACCCTTAGGTGCTTGTATTGCCATAAATTTTCCTCCTATCACCATCGCTCATTTAAAAACTTTTCTTTTCTTAAAATAAGCTCATCTATTCTATTTACATATTCTCTAACATCTTTAAGATTAGGAAATCTCTCTAATCTATTTTCATCATTAAATATTATTTTTGATACAGCATCACTACCTATAGCAATGATATTTTGTTTTTCCTCAATCATTTCTATATTGTATATGCCCTCATGTCCTTCTATTGAAAATCCTACATTCTCCATATTTCCAACCATATTTTTTTGTCTATACATATAATATGGTTTCATATTTAGCTTTGTTGCTAATTCATTTATCTTTTTATAACTATATAAAACTTCTTCCAAATTAGGTTCCGCTGATAACTTACCTTGAAGAATAAGTCTCTCCAAATTGGATCCTTTCTTAATTGAAAGGCCATGAACTGTTATACCTTCTGGCTTAAGATCTTCTATTGCTTTTACTGTATTATCTATATGACTGCAACCTTCACCAGGAAGCCCAACAATTAAGTCCATATTTATATTATTAAAACCTAGCTCTCTAGCTAAATTAAACTTATCTACAACATCCTTGGCAGTATGCCCTCTGCCTATAGCTTTTAATGTATCATCATTCATAGTCTGAGGATTTATTGATATTCTTGATACATTAAACTTCTTCATAGTTTCTAGTTTTCCTCTAGTTATAGAGTCCGGCCTTCCACATTCTACAGTAAACTCTTTTATAGAATAATCCTTTATAAAACTATTGTATATATTATTCATCACTAGTTCAAATTCTTTTTCATCAACAGATGTTGGAGTACCTCCACCAAAGTACACTGTCTCTATATTAAGAGATTTTTTCTTAACATATTCTCTTACAAAATCTATCTCCTTCATTAATGCCTCTAAATAAGGAGATACAAGTTTCTTATTACTTCCTATAGGATTTGACGTAAAAGAACAGTATAAACATTTAGTTGGACAAAATGCCATACCTACATATATTGAAATTGTATTCTTATCTTTATTAACAAATTTGATTTCTTTATTTACTACATCTAAGCAAAGTCTAGTTTTATCTTCTCTAGTAAAATGATATTTTTTCATATAGTCTACTATTTCTTCATCGGAAAGACCTTGTTCTTTTAAAATTATAACCTTTTTCGTTGGTCTAATACCTACAATTGTTCCCCATGGTATTTCTACTCCTGTAATCTCTGAAAAGAACTTAAAAATACCATTTCTTATATTAGTTTTAACAGGTAAATCTTCTAAAAAGTTATAGACAAAATTCTTCCCCTCTCCTACTATTTCTATGGAGAAGGGATTAACCTTTATATAAAAATTTTCATTACTATCTACTACTTCTACTTCGTTATATCCATAAAATATAGCTACTGTATGATAAATCTCATACCTATATGTCTCATCTGATAATTTTATTTTCATTTTACACTCCTAATAATTATAACTATAATGGATTTTTTCCTTTTCAATTGTAGTACTTGGGCCATGACCTGGATATACTAAAGTTTTTCCATCTAATTTTAATAATTTTTCTGTTATAGATTTCATAAGCACTCTTCCATCGCCACCTGGCAAATCAAATCTTCCATATGAGCCTTTAAAAATTGTATCACCACTAAACAGTACATTATCTATTAAGTAGCACACACTTCCATCAGAATGTCCTGGTGTTTCTATAACTCTAAATTTTAAACTATCAAATACTAATTCATCATTTTCCTTTACATGTACTACATTATCTCCCATCGGTGCTTCGCCGAAGATGAAATCTCTATTTTCCATTCTTTTATTATCAATAGAACTTATATATACATCAACTTCTGGAAATAAGCTTATTAAATAATTAACACTAGCACTATGATCTACATGTCCATGAGTAAGCAAAATCCCTTTTAATTTTACATTTGTATCTTTCAAAAGTTTATTAACTCCCTCAGCAGATTCTCCTGGATCTATAATAATTCCATTTAATGATTCACTATCATAAACAACATAGCAATTAGTCTGATATGCCCCTAAAGCGCTAAATTTAATTTCCATTAATCCTCACTCCTAAAAATCTTTCTTCGATTCTAGAATAAGTGTGACAGGACCATCATTCTCTATAGAAACTTTCATATCTGCCCCGAATATCCCTGCCTCAACCTTAATACCCTCTTTTTTTATTTCTTCTAAAAATTTATTATATAATATTTCTGCTTCATTACCACCAAGAGCTGCCATAAAATTAGGTCTTCTTCCTTTTCTACAATCTCCATATAAAGTGAATTGAGAAATAATTAATAATTCTCCACCTACATCTTTTAAAGATAAATTCATTTTATCATTTTCATCTTGAAAAACTCTTAAGTTAATAATTTTATCTTTTATATATTTTATATCTTCTTCTCCATCATCTTTACTAATGCCTAAAAGTACATTAAATCCTCTTTCAATGGATCCAACCACTTCACCATTTACCGTGACTTTTGAAGAAGTAACCCTTTGTACTACTGCTCTCATATTATCACCTTAATTATTAGTTCTAAATACTTTATATATTCCTCTAATATTCTTTATCTTTTTGATAAGATCATTTAATGTTTTAACATCTGCTACTCTTATCTTTAAATTAATCTGAGCTTCATCTTCCTTAGAAGTTTTTGCATTAATACCTTCTACAGAAGTTTTGGTCTCTGATATTACTTTCATAACATCATTCAATAAACCAAATCTATCGTCTCCCCTTATATCTATTTCTGCAACAAATTCTTCAGAAATAGTTCCACTCCACTCTACTTCTACAACTCTGGATGGATCAGTATTAATAAGAGAAAATAGATTTCTGCAATCTTTTCTATGAACTGATACCCCTCTACCCTTTGTTATATATCCCAGAACTTCATCACCCGGTACAGGATTGCAACATTTTGCATACCTTACATAAATATCAGTTTCTCCTTTAACCACAATTCCATAGCTAGAAGATTTTTTAGTCTTATTCTTATTTTTTGTTATAGATTCTTTTACTTCATCTACTGTAAGATTAGTTTCCGGTTTTCTAACTTCTATAAGCTTCGTTATTACATTTGCTGCAATTATATTTCCAATTCCAACTGCTACTTCTAAGTCTTCTATATTGTTAAAATTATATTTTCTAAATAATTTTTCTAATATATCACTTTTAGCAACTTCACCAAAATTATGGCCTTGTCTTTTCGCTTCTCTTTCTAAAAGTTCTTTACCTTTTAATATATTTTCTTCTCTTTTTTGTTTCTTAAACCAAGCCCTTATCTTAGTTTTTGCTTGATTTGACTTTACAGTACTAAGCCAATCAATGTTAGGGCCTTTCTCTATAGACGATGTTAATATTTCTACTATTTCCCCAGTCTTAAGTTCATAATCTAAAGAAACAATTCTTCCATTAACCTTAGCCCCTATACACCTATTACCTACATCAGTATGTATTCTATAAGCTAAATCAATTGGAGTAGCTCCATGTGGAAGATTTATAACCTTTCCTCTAGGTGTAAATACAAACACTTCATCAGAAAATAAATCTATTTTAAAATTCTCCATAAACTCTTTTGGATTTTCTTCTTCTCTTTGCCACTCAATAACTTCCCTTATCCATGCAAGTTTTGATTGAAGATCTGATTCTTTAATATTAGTAGTACCTTCTTTATATTGCCAATGAGCTGCAATACCATATTCAGCAGTTTTATGCATTTCAAATGTTCTTATTTGTAT
Above is a genomic segment from Clostridium bornimense containing:
- a CDS encoding carbohydrate ABC transporter permease, which gives rise to MVKKKKDGVKAAVYLFPALISIFIFVVLPMIYTIYMSFTNYDQFTQGSADLVGFSNYIDVLTGDFSKVFIPVFLWTLVFAIAITAGSFIVGLLLAMVLNNPNIKEAGIYKAILILPWALPVTVAILSWQGLLNGNSGTINVLLQQLHIIEEPIKFLTDPLLARISVILVSIWLGFPYMMNVCLGSLAAIPDTYYEAAEIDGASKFTQFMKITLPSLAQTAYPLLITSFAFNFNNFSSAYLITEGNPPKAGSPYAGYTDILASTNYKLSTVNGKYAIGATLSILVFIVLATISYVQMKASGQFEEVN
- a CDS encoding PucR family transcriptional regulator is translated as MYSFKGSFKHLLENINIPFTIKTYEGEILVDSINSENEEKVETVVTFNDKTLIIETLSKYSICLDLLKYCIEVKLNELLKSKEEIISEIIKGQDVSEEVIKEIIPFVLDEFNLINLKLNQYDNNIIERLNEIFQKENAIIDKIDNYIVIVCISNDINETISKIINYINGDEKYYLSYANVKTVFELRDKFKVTKGRIELAKKYQLSSKVYSEKSLLFEEVIDCIDKKEKEKIYYNFYEAFSKFDEELIRTIEIFFNSGLCVSEASEKLYIHRNTLLYRIEKIKKISHYDISKFNEAAEFKIPFLICKSMMNNDIK
- a CDS encoding LacI family DNA-binding transcriptional regulator; the encoded protein is MNIRDIANLAGVGVSTVSRVINNKPDVNKETREKVLEVIKETKFVPNNNARNLKKNETNSIGVLVKGVFNPFFTEMIDVISKEISRSSYTMILQHHDYSKKSEIDNLISFIKDKKLQGLICLGGNFIDVNDELFEKVKIPVVLTSVNTTYDRRHINFSTVGIENDKASYISTSYLISIGHRNIAIIIGDVNDYGISGLRMKGYIEALRDNNIPYNKNYVSVGNYNSEGAYNATIELLKKFKEITAIFAISDVMAIGCAKAASDMGLEIGKDISIIGFDGMDVSKFYVPAITTTVQPKEEMAKVSINLLIKLINKEESHKHILLNTYLVKRQSCSKLKILNNKF
- a CDS encoding sugar ABC transporter substrate-binding protein, producing MGKRTKLLATLVAGVLLSTTALVGCEKSGDSDGDSKELLIYVNSVKSEYDAFNKIAQDWAKEKGYKVKVQFNESTKFQDLMPVMKSKNGPDIILGVPHDNLGNFVKANLVAEVPEGTIDTSEVTTDEIINAVSVEGKQYGIPTGSETVALFYNKDKVSEVPATMEDLVKKAKDDKLGFQYDLTNFFYSAGFILSGDGYIFQKDADGKYDTSDIGFDSESDIEGFKFIKSLKDDGLMDEATNYDSAKKAFLNGDSAFYISGPWDVSAFEEANVNFGVAPIPTLNGKTVSPFLGVQMGFVNKNSSNQDLAFEFFKDNYDELCNKSCEVGNRLPVLKSIELEKDALNQFTKATENAKMTPNIPEISSVWDPVKNNVTLMLQGQQSAEDAGKNAEKDLANAIK
- a CDS encoding sugar ABC transporter permease, which codes for MAETNLKYKKKLRSDQIRSAWFGRLFIWIMIVITMFPILAVIAASLSPGQAFTASIWPKNPTLENYKIVLQETDFLIWVKNSMIICISVALLQTTTSVLAAFAFARLKFTGRKSGLMALLILQMFPNTMALPAIIKIVFDLNLSNSMLVLILLVGAGSAYYIWLIKGTIDGIPMELSEAAYIDGATTFQMFRKIIFPLLRNMMIVIFLLSFIAAYSEFIFTSSILKDTELKTISTGLQQFITNNFSGKWTQYSAAAVMSSLPVVILFLCSQKYISKGLVSGAVKG